A stretch of Ranitomeya variabilis isolate aRanVar5 chromosome 3, aRanVar5.hap1, whole genome shotgun sequence DNA encodes these proteins:
- the LOC143817800 gene encoding odorant receptor 131-2-like, which translates to MTLFQEDFFKEHIRSGNSSYSSSSWTFVRMSVIPPAVFCFGVFLYLMAVMLKIYFTTPNIRDSARYILFAHMLINDTLYLLVGFLLLLATVFAITFLVPVCYVLITLGSSTFRTTLYILMAMALERYISVCFPLRHVELCTGPRCKTTAIVIWVVGLVPCAADFISLMTSVRMDFFASYIKCNVNLLEITEMQKSLWSITLILSLALGVLIILYTYVNIMVVALKISSEKSSAFKASRTVALHAFQLLLYFASWSPPYTEMKHDAHYMRFIHFFALTCLPRFISPVIYGLRDEVLRKCIWNALGYRRH; encoded by the coding sequence ATGACTCTATTCCAGGAGGACTTCTTCAAGGAACATATTAGGTCTGGAAACTCTTCTTATTCCAGTAGTAGTTGGACCTTTGTGAGGATGTCCGTGATTCCACCAGCTGTGTTCTGCTTTGGTGTCTTCCTCTACCTTATGGCTGTCATGTTGAAGATCTACTTTACCACACCCAACATTCGGGACAGCGCTCGTTACATCTTGTTTGCCCACATGCTTATCAATGACACTTTGTATCTCCTGGTGGGCTTCCTCTTACTTTTGGCCACAGTGTTTGCTATAACTTTCTTAGTTCCCGTCTGCTACGTCTTGATCACACTCGGATCGTCTACATTCAGAACGACCCTGTACATCTTGATGGCCATGGCCCTGGAACGTTACATATCTGTTTGCTTCCCACTACGACATGTTGAACTGTGTACGGGACCACGGTGTAAAACCACCGCCATTGTGATCTGGGTGGTAGGACTGGTCCCCTGCGCTGCAGATTTCATTTCACTCATGACATCAGTGCGCATGGATTTTTTTGCCTCTTATATTAAATGTAACGTGAATTTATTGGAAATTACTGAAATGCAAAAGTCTCTTTGGTCCATCACACTCATCCTTAGCCTGGCTTTGGGAGTGTTGATAATTCTTTATACTTATGTCAACATCATGGTGGTGGCCTTAAAGATCAGCTCAGAGAAGTCTTCTGCTTTCAAGGCATCTCGAACTGTTGCCCTTCACGCGTTTCAGCTCCTTCTATATTTTGCTTCTTGGTCTCCACCTTACACAGAGATGAAACATGATGCGCATTACATGCGGTTTATTCATTTCTTTGCTCTTACCTGCCTTCCCAGATTTATCAGTCCTGTAATTTATGGACTTAGAGATGAAGTTCTCCGTAAATGTATCTGGAACGCTTTAGGATACAGACGTCATTGA